The Nitrospirota bacterium genomic sequence CCTGTCCTCCCATGTTTCACCAAGGCCGAAGATCCCGCCGCTGCATACAGAAAGCTTGAGCGTCTTTGCCGCCTGTATGGTCCTGATCTTATCCCAATAAGTATGAGTGCTGCATATCTCACTGAAGAACTCTTCCGAGGTTTCAAGATTATGATGATATCTGTGGAGTCCTGCCTCCTTCAGCTTTCTCAGCGCTGATATATCGAGCAGTCCCAGTGTGGCGCAAGGCAGCAGTCCAAGGGTTCTTAATTCATAAACAAAGTAGCATATCTCATCAAGCTCTTTTTCAGAGGGCCTTTTTCCGCTTGTTACGATGCAGAAGCGTTTTACACCCAGCCTCTTGGCAGCGACTGCTGATTCAAGGAGTTGTTTTTTAGTAAAAAGAGGGTAATTATCAACTCCTGTATTATTATGTACCGACTGCGCACAGAAGTGGCAATCCTCGGAGCATCCGCCTGATTTGGCATTGACGATAGAACAGAGATCGACCGTGTTCCCTCTATTTTTGACCCGCGCCTGATTTGACAGCTCCATCAGTTCATAAATGGAGTCCCCGCTTAACCTGGATAAAAGAAGGGCGAGTTCCCTGTCTATACCGCTGCCGGAATTTCTTTGTTTCAACAATGTGATAGGCATGGCGTTATTATCCCCTTCTCATTTATCTGAGTCAAACCCAGATATCGGATCGTATATTCATGAAGATACATGAATAGCAAATTATTGTCTGATTTTTTAATACCCGTACCTTATCTTAAATTCGTCAAACTCACCGGCATATTCAGTCCATTTCTCATCAACATCAGATACCCTGGCAGATGGCGGCCCGGCTTTACACCACAGTGCTGCCTTCTTAACATTATTGTGGTCACCCTCAAAGACCGCTTCAACACTTCC encodes the following:
- the bioB gene encoding biotin synthase BioB, producing the protein MPITLLKQRNSGSGIDRELALLLSRLSGDSIYELMELSNQARVKNRGNTVDLCSIVNAKSGGCSEDCHFCAQSVHNNTGVDNYPLFTKKQLLESAVAAKRLGVKRFCIVTSGKRPSEKELDEICYFVYELRTLGLLPCATLGLLDISALRKLKEAGLHRYHHNLETSEEFFSEICSTHTYWDKIRTIQAAKTLKLSVCSGGIFGLGETWEDRIDMAFALKDLEVDCVPINFLTPVSGTPLGDNNPMTPSEALKIIAIYRLILPDRSIRVCGGRDKTLKDLQSFIFTAGADGLLLGNYLTTAGRNPDDDIRMIKDLGLKI
- a CDS encoding acylphosphatase — translated: MVYNKFVKKSAVRVHITGLVQGVFFRAATKETADKLGLKGWVRNLPDGSVEAVFEGDHNNVKKAALWCKAGPPSARVSDVDEKWTEYAGEFDEFKIRYGY